The following proteins are encoded in a genomic region of Pelodictyon phaeoclathratiforme BU-1:
- the menE gene encoding o-succinylbenzoate--CoA ligase — MDIISRAAERFGNSPAVIMAGKTISFIEYNRRARQIAESLFSRGARRGDIVAIAAPNSPEMTLLLAGVLKAGMIAAPLNERFPEERLRKTVEKLRPRLLVTSSQKSLTDVASSVTVTSLLDEAAESTTPEAVEAPDGMDRPVTIIHTSASSGEAKAVVHSFANHWYNALGSHENLPFGPGDCWLLSLPLCHIGGYSLLFRSLIFGGSLAIAAPGEALDQSLLNFPLLTHLSLVPTQLYRLLADQKSTTLLRKLKAVLLGGSAVPKSLIEEALRQKIHLSISYGSTEMGSQIATSPASLSTIEQNSCKILPYRELRVAQDGELLVKGPCLFQGYLRNGIIQPQTDDEGWFHTADIGTLSEKGEVTVLGRKDNMFISGGENIHPEEIEKALMMIEGIREALVVPIPDKEYGQRPVAFIKTIAGKKTDEQSITEAMHSLIGKLKTPIRYFPAEQWVTLPGSQKIDRGWYRKLASPPSGAPFES, encoded by the coding sequence ATGGACATTATAAGCCGGGCGGCAGAGCGTTTCGGCAACTCGCCGGCAGTGATCATGGCTGGCAAAACCATCTCTTTCATTGAGTACAACAGGCGGGCCCGGCAGATTGCAGAGAGCCTCTTCTCAAGAGGAGCTCGTCGGGGAGATATCGTTGCAATTGCCGCGCCAAACAGCCCGGAGATGACCCTGCTGCTGGCAGGAGTGCTGAAAGCGGGGATGATCGCCGCCCCACTGAACGAGCGCTTTCCGGAAGAGCGGCTCAGAAAAACGGTTGAAAAACTCCGTCCCCGTCTGCTGGTAACCTCTTCGCAAAAGAGCCTCACCGACGTCGCAAGCAGCGTAACGGTTACCTCACTCCTTGATGAAGCCGCAGAGAGCACAACGCCGGAAGCTGTTGAAGCGCCCGACGGGATGGATCGGCCTGTCACCATTATCCACACTTCTGCAAGCTCGGGAGAGGCAAAAGCGGTCGTACACAGTTTTGCAAACCACTGGTACAACGCTCTCGGTTCCCATGAAAATCTCCCCTTCGGGCCAGGAGATTGCTGGCTGCTTTCCTTGCCGCTCTGCCACATCGGAGGTTACTCACTCCTCTTCCGCTCGCTCATCTTCGGCGGAAGCCTTGCCATTGCTGCGCCTGGTGAAGCTCTCGACCAATCCCTGCTGAACTTCCCGCTCCTCACGCACCTCTCTCTTGTGCCAACACAGCTTTACCGCCTGCTTGCCGACCAGAAAAGCACGACCCTCCTTCGCAAACTGAAAGCCGTTCTGCTCGGCGGCAGCGCTGTGCCAAAATCGCTGATCGAAGAGGCTCTCCGCCAGAAAATTCATCTCTCTATCAGCTACGGCTCTACGGAGATGGGCTCACAAATTGCAACCAGCCCTGCCTCACTCTCCACAATCGAGCAGAACAGTTGCAAAATACTGCCTTACCGGGAGCTGCGTGTTGCACAGGATGGTGAGCTGCTGGTCAAAGGGCCCTGCCTGTTTCAGGGATACTTGCGCAATGGCATCATTCAGCCTCAAACCGATGATGAGGGGTGGTTCCATACCGCCGATATCGGCACGTTATCCGAAAAGGGTGAGGTCACTGTACTTGGCCGAAAGGACAACATGTTCATCTCCGGAGGGGAGAACATCCACCCCGAAGAGATCGAAAAAGCGCTGATGATGATTGAAGGAATCCGGGAGGCTCTTGTTGTCCCCATTCCGGACAAGGAGTATGGCCAGCGGCCAGTGGCGTTCATCAAGACGATTGCAGGGAAAAAAACCGATGAGCAGAGCATAACCGAGGCCATGCACTCGCTGATTGGAAAACTGAAAACCCCCATCCGCTATTTTCCTGCAGAGCAGTGGGTCACCCTGCCAGGCTCACAGAAAATCGACAGGGGGTGGTACAGAAAATTGGCCTCACCCCCGTCTGGCGCTCCTTTTGAGTCTTAA
- the dapB gene encoding 4-hydroxy-tetrahydrodipicolinate reductase — protein sequence MRFTLVGNGRMGQQVALVIAQSGCHETAAVLDINTAITPDLFQGSDAIIDFTVREAFFANLPAMLESGVPIVVGTTGWDDLRDEIEVKVSDAGASLLYSANFSLGVNIFLRTVREAARLIAPFGQFDIAFAEQHHTAKADFPSGTALRAADMILSANSRKKSVVRQLSDDKKLAPDELQVASLRLGSVFGKHSAFIDSDADEIVISHTAKSRSGFAAGAVEAAIWLARRHTTAPGFYTMDDFLNETFS from the coding sequence ATGAGGTTTACCCTTGTAGGAAACGGAAGAATGGGACAGCAGGTCGCTTTGGTGATTGCCCAGTCGGGCTGTCATGAAACTGCGGCTGTTCTTGATATCAATACCGCCATTACCCCTGACCTTTTTCAGGGAAGTGACGCCATTATCGATTTTACGGTCAGGGAGGCTTTTTTTGCCAATCTGCCAGCCATGCTTGAGTCGGGTGTGCCGATTGTTGTGGGTACCACCGGATGGGATGATCTCCGCGATGAGATAGAGGTGAAAGTTTCTGATGCAGGCGCTTCACTGCTCTATTCGGCAAACTTTTCGCTTGGTGTCAACATCTTTTTGCGCACCGTGCGTGAAGCAGCACGGCTCATCGCCCCCTTCGGGCAGTTTGATATTGCCTTTGCTGAACAGCATCATACCGCCAAGGCTGATTTTCCGAGTGGTACGGCTTTGCGGGCGGCTGACATGATTCTTTCAGCCAACAGCCGGAAAAAGAGTGTTGTGCGGCAGCTCTCGGATGATAAAAAGCTTGCGCCGGATGAGCTGCAGGTTGCCTCTCTGCGGCTTGGTTCTGTTTTTGGCAAGCACTCCGCCTTCATTGATTCGGATGCTGATGAAATTGTGATCTCTCATACGGCTAAAAGTCGCTCCGGGTTTGCTGCCGGTGCGGTTGAAGCTGCCATCTGGCTTGCCCGGCGCCATACAACTGCACCGGGATTTTATACGATGGATGATTTTTTAAATGAAACGTTTTCCTGA
- a CDS encoding ParB/RepB/Spo0J family partition protein: MPKKVLGRGLKALFHEEEFVSVSKDEAEEPAEVGSIGSLPVDKITVNPFQPRKEFDETALEELKNSIIENGVIQPVTVCRDGDGYQLISGERRLRAVTLAGFRFIPAYVIDAHDDSTKLELALIENIQREDLNAIEVALALKSLTTKCNLTQEEIAQKVGKNRSTVTNFLRLLKLPLQIQDSIRSREISSGHARALINLPGEQEQLDAWKKIITQQLSVRQTEELVNRMSREQSKTPQSPSSERSSRLAEVESHLREKLVSKVRIVEKKGGKGEIHIPYCSNDDLDRLLELMRRD, encoded by the coding sequence ATGCCAAAAAAAGTATTGGGACGTGGTCTGAAAGCCCTTTTTCATGAAGAGGAGTTTGTTTCTGTTTCGAAAGATGAGGCCGAGGAGCCAGCCGAGGTTGGTTCTATTGGCAGTCTTCCTGTAGATAAAATAACGGTCAACCCTTTTCAGCCCCGCAAGGAGTTTGACGAAACGGCTCTTGAGGAGCTGAAAAATTCCATCATTGAAAATGGTGTTATCCAGCCGGTTACGGTTTGCCGGGATGGTGATGGCTATCAGCTTATCAGTGGAGAGCGGCGGCTCAGGGCGGTCACACTGGCAGGGTTCAGGTTTATTCCGGCCTATGTTATTGATGCTCATGATGATTCGACCAAGCTTGAACTTGCGCTTATCGAGAATATTCAGCGAGAGGATCTCAATGCCATTGAGGTAGCGCTTGCCCTGAAAAGCCTGACGACGAAGTGTAACCTGACCCAGGAGGAGATTGCGCAGAAGGTGGGTAAAAACCGCTCGACGGTCACAAATTTTCTTCGCCTCCTCAAGCTTCCGCTCCAGATTCAGGATAGTATCAGAAGTCGTGAAATCTCATCAGGACATGCACGGGCATTGATCAACCTTCCCGGAGAACAGGAGCAGTTGGATGCCTGGAAAAAGATTATCACTCAGCAGCTCTCCGTTCGCCAGACAGAGGAGCTGGTGAACCGCATGTCGAGGGAGCAGTCAAAAACTCCCCAATCGCCCTCTTCGGAGCGCTCTTCACGTCTTGCCGAAGTTGAGTCTCATCTGAGGGAGAAACTGGTCAGCAAGGTTCGTATTGTTGAGAAAAAGGGAGGCAAGGGAGAGATTCATATTCCGTATTGTTCAAATGATGATCTCGACAGACTTCTTGAACTGATGCGCCGCGATTGA
- a CDS encoding ParA family protein — MGRVIAIANQKGGVGKTTTSVNIAASIAISEFRTLLIDIDPQANATSGFGLEIGDEIDNTFYQVMVKGGNIQDAIKSSSLEYLDVLPSNVNLVGMEVELVNMREREYVMQKALKGVRDLYDYIIIDCPPSLGLITLNSLTAADSVLIPVQAEYYALEGLGKLLNTISIVRKHLNPKLEIEGVLVTMYDARLRLASQVAEEVKKFFKEKVYKTYIRRNVRLSEAPSHGKPALLYDAQCIGSKDYLDLAQEIFERDGNIDKFKVRQP; from the coding sequence ATGGGCAGAGTTATTGCGATTGCAAACCAGAAGGGTGGGGTTGGAAAGACAACCACTTCCGTCAATATAGCGGCTTCGATTGCTATCTCCGAGTTCAGGACGTTGCTTATTGATATCGATCCGCAGGCCAATGCTACCTCTGGTTTCGGGCTTGAAATTGGTGATGAGATTGACAACACCTTCTACCAGGTGATGGTAAAGGGTGGCAACATACAGGATGCCATCAAGTCTTCCAGTCTGGAGTATCTTGATGTGCTTCCTTCCAATGTCAACCTGGTCGGGATGGAGGTTGAGCTGGTGAACATGAGGGAGCGCGAGTATGTGATGCAGAAGGCGCTCAAGGGTGTTCGCGATCTTTACGATTATATTATTATCGACTGTCCTCCCTCTCTGGGGTTGATCACGCTGAACTCGCTTACGGCGGCTGATTCTGTGCTTATTCCTGTTCAGGCTGAATATTATGCTCTTGAGGGTCTGGGCAAGCTGCTCAATACCATCAGTATCGTTCGCAAGCATCTCAATCCGAAACTGGAGATTGAAGGGGTGCTGGTGACCATGTATGACGCCCGGCTTCGTCTGGCATCCCAAGTGGCCGAGGAGGTGAAGAAGTTTTTCAAGGAGAAGGTTTACAAGACCTATATCCGGCGGAATGTAAGGCTTTCGGAGGCGCCGAGCCACGGCAAGCCTGCTCTGCTGTATGATGCCCAGTGCATAGGATCGAAAGACTATCTCGATCTCGCTCAGGAGATTTTTGAGAGGGATGGCAATATTGACAAATTTAAAGTTCGTCAGCCGTAG
- the mgtE gene encoding magnesium transporter, with protein MIGTPLLPEIRELIEQRNFSALQRIFNDWLPVDLAELISDLPENEQAVLFRLLPKGLATETFEYLDFDSQQNLLTALTKKHVTHILNSMSADDRTALLEELPGTVVQELLKLLSFKEFKIAKTLLAYAEGSVGRLMSPDYLSVKKDWDINQVLDYIRTFGHDSETLNVIYVVDDIGKLKGELLARTLLLSAPEKTVSEIIAEDKLITLTASQDQADALEAFKRYDSVALPVVDSNGYLIGVVTVDDMLDVAEEEETEDIQKFGGIEALEEPYIDLPIPQLIKKRAVWLVILFVGEMLTASAMAFFEDEMAKAIVLATFIPLIMSSGGNSGSQAASLIIRSLSLGEITIRDWWKVMRRELVSGLALGCILGTIGVFRVIIWASVLGHLDTKWLYIGFTIGISLVGIVMFGTLTGSMLPLLLKRLGLDPAVSSAPFVATLVDVTGIVIYFSVASLLLGGILL; from the coding sequence ATGATCGGAACTCCACTTTTGCCAGAAATCAGGGAGCTGATCGAACAGCGAAACTTCAGCGCACTGCAGAGAATTTTCAACGACTGGCTGCCGGTTGACCTCGCCGAACTCATCTCCGATCTCCCTGAAAACGAGCAAGCGGTTCTTTTCCGGCTGCTCCCGAAAGGACTGGCAACAGAAACCTTTGAATACCTTGACTTCGACTCCCAGCAGAACCTTCTGACTGCGCTCACCAAAAAACATGTCACCCATATCCTCAACAGCATGTCGGCCGATGACCGAACAGCGCTGCTTGAAGAGCTGCCAGGAACGGTTGTACAAGAGTTGCTGAAACTCCTCTCCTTCAAAGAGTTCAAAATAGCCAAAACCCTGCTGGCCTATGCCGAAGGAAGCGTCGGGCGCCTCATGTCTCCCGACTACCTCAGCGTCAAAAAAGATTGGGATATCAACCAGGTGCTCGACTATATCCGCACCTTTGGACATGATAGCGAAACCCTGAACGTCATCTACGTCGTCGATGACATTGGCAAGCTCAAGGGCGAACTCCTCGCAAGAACGCTCCTGCTCTCCGCGCCCGAAAAAACAGTGAGTGAAATTATCGCCGAAGACAAACTCATCACCCTCACGGCATCACAAGACCAGGCAGACGCCCTCGAAGCCTTCAAGCGATACGACAGCGTTGCGCTGCCGGTGGTCGATTCCAACGGCTACCTGATCGGAGTCGTGACGGTTGACGACATGCTTGACGTTGCAGAAGAGGAGGAGACCGAAGACATACAGAAATTCGGCGGTATCGAAGCCCTCGAAGAGCCCTACATCGACCTGCCAATACCCCAGTTGATCAAAAAACGGGCCGTCTGGCTGGTCATTCTTTTTGTCGGCGAGATGTTGACCGCTTCGGCCATGGCATTTTTCGAGGACGAGATGGCAAAAGCCATTGTTCTGGCCACCTTCATACCACTCATCATGTCAAGCGGAGGCAACTCCGGCTCCCAGGCAGCATCGCTCATCATCCGCTCCCTCTCACTTGGTGAAATAACCATCCGTGACTGGTGGAAGGTGATGCGCCGCGAACTGGTATCAGGGCTGGCGCTTGGCTGTATTCTTGGCACAATCGGAGTCTTCAGGGTGATCATCTGGGCCTCGGTTTTAGGGCATCTCGACACCAAGTGGCTCTACATCGGCTTTACCATAGGCATTTCACTGGTCGGCATTGTCATGTTCGGAACACTCACCGGCTCAATGCTCCCCCTGCTGCTCAAACGGCTCGGCCTTGACCCGGCAGTCTCCTCGGCGCCTTTTGTGGCAACGCTTGTCGATGTAACCGGAATCGTCATCTACTTCAGCGTCGCATCGCTTCTGTTGGGCGGAATACTTCTTTGA
- a CDS encoding electron transfer flavoprotein-ubiquinone oxidoreductase, which yields MQQERESIEFDIVFVGAGPANLASAIQLQRLIRQHNRQSANPLEATIALIDKGRYPGAHLLSGALLDPKALEEFMPDYREQGCPIEATVSKESLWLLQSKRKFPVPFVPERFSNKGALLVSLSRLGAWMAEKAEEEEIQLFDNTAASAPFIENGRLAGIITDDKGLDKKSNQKPGYEPGLLLKSKVTVIGEGSDGSLFRQLSAHFPTGSLPQRYETGVKETWQIPEGRVIAGEVHHTFGFPFESDVYGGGWLYAFSPTLVSVGCISSVGPESPICDPHLNLQRFKLHPLMANILKFGTMVEAGARTISSGGLDAMPPLSGPGFLITGESAGMVNMQRHKGIHLAMKSGLLAAETLFEALLHNDFSTERLNHYEERFKSSWAYEELHAARNYRTAFDKGLYPGLLQAGLQLSFPGLNLKKNQTSLPGLEPIPVPGMKKRENANSAIPEFRADGIRTFSKERSLYHSGVMHEENQPCHLHIKPEDIAEICLKKCLVEFGNPCQHFCPAAVYEITTEPLPALRLNPSNCLHCKTCEVADPYAIITWTTPEGGGGPGYKLS from the coding sequence ATGCAACAAGAACGAGAATCCATCGAATTTGACATCGTTTTCGTCGGCGCCGGTCCGGCAAACCTTGCATCAGCCATCCAGCTCCAGCGGCTGATCAGGCAGCACAACCGCCAATCGGCAAACCCTCTCGAAGCCACCATAGCGCTCATCGACAAGGGACGCTACCCAGGCGCTCACCTGCTCTCCGGCGCCCTGCTTGACCCGAAAGCCCTCGAAGAATTTATGCCAGACTACCGGGAGCAGGGCTGCCCGATTGAAGCCACCGTCTCAAAGGAGAGCCTCTGGCTGCTGCAAAGCAAGAGAAAATTCCCCGTCCCCTTTGTTCCCGAACGGTTCAGCAACAAAGGAGCCCTGCTCGTCTCGCTCAGCCGCCTCGGCGCATGGATGGCGGAAAAAGCCGAAGAGGAGGAAATCCAACTCTTCGACAACACCGCAGCTTCAGCCCCCTTTATCGAAAACGGCAGGCTTGCCGGCATCATTACCGACGACAAGGGACTCGATAAAAAAAGCAATCAGAAGCCCGGCTATGAACCCGGTCTGCTGCTCAAAAGCAAGGTCACCGTTATCGGCGAAGGCTCCGACGGCTCACTCTTCCGCCAGCTCTCTGCACACTTTCCGACCGGCAGCCTTCCGCAGCGCTACGAAACCGGAGTAAAAGAGACCTGGCAAATACCCGAAGGGCGGGTCATAGCAGGAGAGGTACACCACACCTTCGGCTTCCCTTTTGAGTCGGACGTCTACGGTGGCGGCTGGCTCTACGCCTTCTCTCCAACACTCGTCTCCGTCGGATGCATCTCCTCGGTGGGGCCTGAATCGCCGATATGCGACCCCCACCTCAACCTGCAGCGCTTCAAACTCCATCCGCTGATGGCCAACATCCTCAAATTTGGAACCATGGTTGAGGCGGGTGCAAGAACCATCAGCTCCGGCGGCCTCGATGCCATGCCACCGCTCAGCGGCCCCGGCTTTCTCATCACCGGCGAATCGGCCGGAATGGTGAACATGCAGCGCCACAAAGGAATACACCTCGCCATGAAATCCGGTCTCCTTGCCGCCGAAACCCTCTTCGAAGCGCTGCTGCACAACGATTTCTCCACCGAACGACTCAACCATTATGAGGAGCGGTTCAAAAGCTCATGGGCATACGAAGAGCTGCACGCCGCCCGGAACTACCGGACAGCCTTCGACAAAGGGCTCTACCCCGGACTCCTTCAGGCAGGCCTCCAGCTCAGCTTTCCCGGCCTCAATCTGAAAAAAAACCAGACAAGCCTGCCAGGCCTCGAACCCATTCCGGTCCCCGGCATGAAAAAAAGAGAGAACGCCAATTCCGCAATCCCGGAATTCAGGGCAGACGGCATCCGGACATTCAGCAAAGAGAGGAGCCTCTACCACTCCGGTGTCATGCACGAAGAGAACCAGCCCTGCCACCTCCATATCAAACCCGAAGATATCGCAGAAATCTGCCTCAAAAAGTGCCTTGTAGAGTTCGGCAACCCCTGCCAGCACTTCTGCCCCGCAGCCGTCTACGAAATCACCACCGAACCCCTCCCGGCGCTCAGGCTCAACCCCTCCAACTGCCTCCACTGCAAAACCTGCGAAGTAGCCGACCCCTACGCCATCATCACCTGGACAACACCCGAAGGCGGCGGCGGCCCCGGCTACAAGCTGAGCTAA
- a CDS encoding Rpn family recombination-promoting nuclease/putative transposase, which produces MSARLPRKLITFDWAMKRLLRSKANFEILEGFLSELLGEDIFILEILESESNKESRRDKYNRVDLKVKNCKGELIIIEVQFERELDYLQRMLYGTSRVITEHQKESQAYATLVKVISVNILYFDFGHGSDYIYHGTTTFTGIHDHDKLELDIRQQKQYGKIQINNIYPEYYLIRINNFNRIATTSLDEWIYFLKNEDIKDEFKAKGIQKAKKSFSLLSLTEKEQLAYARYQDDLRYEASLVESNYGLGRMEGKEEGIEIGIEQGIEKGKLEVANRLVEKGMSAEEAAAVAGIPVELLRN; this is translated from the coding sequence ATGAGCGCCCGATTACCCCGAAAATTGATCACCTTTGACTGGGCAATGAAGCGGTTGTTGCGCAGCAAAGCCAACTTTGAGATACTTGAAGGTTTTTTAAGCGAGCTGTTGGGCGAAGATATTTTCATCCTTGAAATTCTGGAGAGTGAAAGCAATAAGGAGAGTAGACGCGACAAATACAACCGTGTTGATCTCAAGGTAAAAAACTGCAAGGGCGAGCTTATCATTATCGAAGTGCAGTTTGAACGGGAACTTGATTATCTGCAACGGATGCTTTACGGCACATCGCGAGTTATCACCGAGCATCAGAAAGAGAGCCAGGCCTATGCAACCCTGGTGAAGGTTATCTCGGTCAACATCCTTTACTTTGATTTTGGCCACGGCAGTGATTACATCTATCATGGTACCACAACCTTCACAGGAATCCATGACCATGACAAACTGGAACTTGATATCCGGCAACAGAAGCAGTACGGCAAGATTCAGATAAACAATATTTACCCGGAATACTACCTGATAAGGATCAACAACTTTAACCGTATTGCAACAACATCGCTTGACGAATGGATCTATTTTCTCAAGAACGAAGATATTAAGGATGAGTTCAAGGCAAAAGGGATCCAGAAAGCAAAAAAGTCTTTTTCCCTCCTGAGTTTGACCGAAAAAGAGCAGTTGGCTTATGCTCGTTACCAGGATGACCTGCGGTATGAGGCCAGTCTGGTAGAGTCAAACTATGGACTTGGTCGTATGGAAGGGAAGGAAGAAGGTATTGAGATAGGAATTGAACAGGGGATTGAGAAAGGGAAACTTGAAGTTGCCAACCGATTGGTGGAGAAGGGAATGAGCGCTGAAGAAGCCGCAGCGGTTGCCGGGATACCAGTAGAGTTGCTACGCAATTGA
- a CDS encoding SDR family oxidoreductase encodes MKRVLVAGSTGYLGRYAVQEFKNRGYWVRALVRNPDKVAQPGPYFAPAIKDLVDEVIVGDATKPETIAAACDGIDVVFSSLGMIKPDFVHTIFEVDYQANMNLLDVALKAKVKKFVYVSVFDAHRMMNIPNVQAHEKFVRELKAANIESAIIRPTGYYSEIGQFVARARKGFMLMVGDGYQRSNPIHGADLAKVCVDAVDGTAKEVSVGGPEVFTYLEMVDLAMEIAQTKPIVFPLPLWAADGLVAAVGLFNRDVHDVALFATTLSRVDFIAPLYGTHRLRDFFMQCGVMGS; translated from the coding sequence ATGAAGAGAGTACTTGTGGCCGGTTCGACCGGTTATCTTGGTCGTTATGCAGTGCAGGAGTTCAAAAATCGTGGCTATTGGGTGCGTGCCCTGGTGCGTAACCCTGACAAGGTCGCCCAACCCGGCCCTTATTTCGCGCCGGCTATCAAGGATCTGGTTGACGAGGTTATCGTGGGTGATGCCACGAAACCGGAAACCATTGCTGCGGCATGTGATGGTATCGATGTTGTTTTTTCGTCGCTTGGGATGATCAAGCCTGATTTTGTCCATACTATCTTTGAGGTGGATTATCAGGCGAACATGAATCTTCTGGATGTGGCGCTGAAGGCGAAGGTGAAGAAGTTTGTCTATGTCTCGGTTTTTGATGCGCATCGGATGATGAATATTCCGAATGTGCAGGCTCATGAGAAGTTTGTCAGGGAGTTGAAGGCTGCGAATATTGAGTCGGCCATTATTCGTCCGACTGGCTACTATTCGGAGATCGGGCAGTTTGTTGCGCGGGCACGCAAAGGGTTCATGCTGATGGTGGGGGATGGTTACCAGCGTTCGAATCCCATTCACGGCGCTGACCTTGCAAAGGTGTGCGTTGATGCGGTCGATGGAACGGCAAAAGAGGTTTCCGTGGGCGGGCCTGAAGTGTTCACCTATCTCGAAATGGTTGATCTCGCTATGGAAATTGCCCAGACCAAACCTATTGTTTTTCCGCTTCCACTCTGGGCGGCTGACGGGCTGGTTGCGGCTGTTGGTCTCTTCAATCGCGATGTGCATGATGTGGCGCTCTTTGCAACGACACTCAGCCGGGTGGACTTTATCGCTCCGCTCTATGGCACGCATCGGTTGCGTGATTTCTTCATGCAGTGTGGGGTGATGGGAAGCTGA
- a CDS encoding CRISPR-associated endoribonuclease Cas6, giving the protein MEVGYACGFGEKNSMGFGMVKPYFRLHGEEEELMESVQ; this is encoded by the coding sequence ATGGAGGTTGGGTATGCGTGCGGTTTTGGCGAAAAGAACTCGATGGGTTTTGGAATGGTAAAGCCGTATTTTAGGCTTCATGGAGAAGAGGAGGAGCTGATGGAGTCGGTTCAATAA
- a CDS encoding HigA family addiction module antitoxin, producing MATHPGIILLKEFIEPLGLSQKALSAHIGIPVQRINEIVCGKRGVSPNTAWLLAGAFNTSPEFWLNLQATHDLSLHKPKRHVQPMLKVSA from the coding sequence GTGGCAACACATCCCGGAATTATATTACTGAAAGAGTTTATCGAGCCTCTGGGTCTCTCCCAGAAAGCGCTCTCGGCGCATATCGGCATCCCGGTGCAACGAATCAACGAGATCGTCTGTGGTAAGAGAGGGGTGTCACCAAATACTGCTTGGCTTCTTGCCGGGGCGTTCAACACATCACCCGAGTTCTGGCTTAACCTTCAAGCAACTCACGACTTGTCTCTGCACAAACCAAAGCGCCATGTGCAGCCAATGCTGAAAGTAAGCGCGTAA
- the cas6 gene encoding CRISPR-associated endoribonuclease Cas6, whose translation MRITLELSHRKRTVTLPINNSHLISSLIYNIVDKSSSEYAERLHDQGYRLQNRAFKLFTFSPLYPGNRHKWVMHENGTMSTADALLHVTISSPKEEFVEHLVIGLLQEPYVWVGNERFRVETVRKLDQPELSDDMEFVMLSPLVCTTKGEADHYPQYLYPGDPEFERVLLENLCRKYQVLHGRSFVCESGQFGFAIDEAYVERMQGKVQKLITLKEGRSDETKIKGTLAPFRLRAPRELMEVGYACGFGEKNSMGFGMVKVDEA comes from the coding sequence ATGCGCATAACCCTCGAACTCTCCCACCGCAAGCGTACGGTCACGCTTCCAATAAACAACAGCCATCTCATCTCCTCCCTGATCTACAACATCGTCGATAAAAGCTCAAGCGAGTATGCCGAACGGTTGCATGATCAGGGATACCGGCTTCAGAACAGGGCGTTCAAGCTCTTTACCTTTTCGCCGCTCTATCCGGGCAATCGGCACAAGTGGGTGATGCATGAGAACGGGACGATGAGTACCGCTGACGCGTTGCTGCATGTTACGATCTCTTCTCCGAAGGAGGAGTTTGTCGAGCATCTGGTGATTGGTTTGTTGCAGGAGCCCTATGTCTGGGTCGGCAATGAACGGTTTCGGGTAGAGACGGTGCGAAAGCTTGATCAGCCGGAGTTGAGTGATGATATGGAGTTTGTGATGCTTTCACCTCTGGTTTGCACCACAAAGGGGGAGGCTGATCACTATCCGCAGTATTTGTATCCCGGTGATCCGGAGTTTGAACGGGTGCTGCTTGAAAATCTTTGCCGGAAGTATCAGGTGCTGCATGGGCGGTCGTTTGTGTGCGAGAGCGGGCAGTTTGGTTTTGCTATTGATGAGGCTTATGTGGAGCGGATGCAGGGGAAGGTTCAGAAGCTGATTACGCTGAAGGAGGGGCGTTCTGATGAGACGAAGATCAAGGGGACGCTTGCACCGTTCAGGCTGAGGGCTCCACGGGAGCTGATGGAGGTTGGGTATGCGTGCGGTTTTGGCGAAAAGAACTCGATGGGTTTTGGAATGGTGAAGGTTGATGAAGCTTGA